TCGCGGGACACCGGCTCCGGCGCCTCCGGGACGGGCTCCTGCGTGCCACAGGCCATGAAACCCACGGCCGCCACCATGCTCCACCACGTACGGGACATCTGCCCTCCGACGAACGGCGCATCCGGACGGCCATCGCCCGAGGAGCGCCGCCACGCGCCTTGTGCCCCGCGCCCGCGCACACTGGCAACCACCGAGACACCACGGCTGCGTGAGTCACGGTCGACCGAGAAGCCCTGCTTGGGCGGACCCTCACGAAACATCCTCGCGCCACGGATGCGTCACATCGTCCCTGGGATGCACTAGCATCCGGGTTTCCCTTTCAAAGGAGTCACCGATGAAGTCGCATCTGCTGGTTCTCGTGGCGGGAGTGTCGCTGGGGTTCTTCGCCGCATGTGGCACCACGGAGGCCGCGCCGGAGACGACCGTGTCCGCGCTCGGCGACCCGTGTCCGTGTGGCTCCGCCGGAGGCGGCGCATGTCTGCCGTGCTACTACCTGTGCGGCGACAACTTCTGCGACAGCGCCAACGGCGAGAGCGCCTCCAACTGCCCCGAGGACTGCGTGACGGCGCCGGTGTGTGGCGACGGCCTCTGCAACGGGAGCGAGACGTGGGTGACGTGCCCGCAGGACTGCACCACCCCGAGCCCCTGGTGTGGCGACGGCATCTGCAACGGCGGCGAGTGGTCGGGGAGCTGCCCGGCCGACTGCGCCGCCTCGTGCGGTGACGGCGTGTGCCAGGGCAACGAGGCCACGTGGTGCTACGCGGACTGCGTGCCCGGCTGCCAGCAGGACCCGTCCACCTGCCCGCAGGTTCCGGAAGGGTGACCTGAGGTGAAGTCTCCACCGCGCCCGTCCAGACATGTCGGGCGCGGTGGCGTCGACTCCGGGCCTACTTCTTCTTGAGCGTCCCGTGCGGGTCGATGACGAACTTGCGCGCCACGCCCGCGTCGAACTCCTGGTAGCCCCGGGGCGCGTCATCCAATGAGATGACGGTGGCGTTGACCACCTTCGCGATGTTCAGCCGGCCGTGAAGGATGGCCTGCATGAGCTGGCGGTTGTAGCGCAGCACGGGCGTCTGGCCCGTGGAGAAGCGGTGGGACTTGGCCCAGCCCAGGCCGAAGCGCATGCGCAGGTTGCCCTGGCGCGCCGACTCGTCCTTGGAGCCGGGGTCCTCGGTGACGTAGAGGCCGGGGATGCCGATGGCCCCCGCCGCGCGTGTAATCGCCATCAGCGAGTTGAGCACCGTGGCGGGCGCCTCGGACGAGGCCTGCGCGCCATGGCCGTGCGCCTCGAAGCCCACCGCGTCGATGGACGCGTCCACCTCCGGCTCCTTGATGACCGCGGCGATGAGGTCCTCCAGCTTGTCGCTCTTCTTCAGGTCGATGGGCACGAAGCCCACCGACTTCGCGTGCGCGAGCCGGTCCGCGTTCATGTCCCCCACCATCACCACCGCCGCGCCCAGCACCTGCGCCGAGGCCGCCGCCGCGAGCCCCACCGGCCCCGCGCCCGCGACGTACACCGTGGAGCCCACGCCGACGCCCGCGGTGACGGCGCCGTGGAAGCCCGTGGGCAGGATGTCCGACAGCATCGTCAGGTCGAGGATCTTCTCCAGCGCCTGCGCCTTGTCCGGGAAGCGGATGAGGTTGAAGTCCGCGTAGGGGACCATGACGTACTCGGCCTGTCCGCCCACCCAGCCGCCCATGTCCACGTAGCCGTAGGCGCCGCCCGCGCGCCCCTTGTTCACGTTGAGGCACACGCCCGTCTGCTGCTCACGGCACGTGCGGCAGCGGCCACAGGCGACGTTGAAGGGCACCGTGACGAGGTCGCCCACGGAGAGGTACTCGACGTCCTTGCCCTTCTCGACGATCTCCCCGGTGATTTCGTGCCCGAGCACCAACCCCTTGGGCGCCGTCGTGCGGCCGCGCACCATGTGCTGGTCCGAGCCGCAGATGTTGGTGGTGACCACCTTGAGGATGACGCCGTGCTCGATGGACTTCCCCTCCGGGTTG
The Myxococcus fulvus DNA segment above includes these coding regions:
- the fdhA gene encoding formaldehyde dehydrogenase, glutathione-independent, which encodes MASNRGVVYLGPGKVEVRSIDYPKMVNPEGKSIEHGVILKVVTTNICGSDQHMVRGRTTAPKGLVLGHEITGEIVEKGKDVEYLSVGDLVTVPFNVACGRCRTCREQQTGVCLNVNKGRAGGAYGYVDMGGWVGGQAEYVMVPYADFNLIRFPDKAQALEKILDLTMLSDILPTGFHGAVTAGVGVGSTVYVAGAGPVGLAAAASAQVLGAAVVMVGDMNADRLAHAKSVGFVPIDLKKSDKLEDLIAAVIKEPEVDASIDAVGFEAHGHGAQASSEAPATVLNSLMAITRAAGAIGIPGLYVTEDPGSKDESARQGNLRMRFGLGWAKSHRFSTGQTPVLRYNRQLMQAILHGRLNIAKVVNATVISLDDAPRGYQEFDAGVARKFVIDPHGTLKKK